The following proteins are encoded in a genomic region of Xenopus laevis strain J_2021 chromosome 3L, Xenopus_laevis_v10.1, whole genome shotgun sequence:
- the LOC121401266 gene encoding olfactory receptor 9I1-like, giving the protein MKNEQNYTTGKEFNLLAFSSCGIDTHITFIVILLIYLLTMLGNLFIIILVYLDYRLHTPMYFFLCNLAVQDIIFVSAILPKLIAITITGDTSISFIACLTQLFMFAICVDTDFFLLAVMAFDRFVAICIPLRYYLIMSPKLCILLVATPWILYVCNGICYCFLISALSFCKSHDLNYIFCDIKTLLGLSCSNTAHIQTLISVGTVFVGFLPLTFTLTSYVYIIATILKIKSSAVRLKTFSSCSSHLTVVLMFCGSSLSLYVKRDSEDSQELDRLIPFLYVGLVPMLNPIVYSLRNKQVWSATEAVYGKFKKQILKMHFYIHM; this is encoded by the coding sequence ATGAAAAATGAACAGAATTATACAACGGGGAAGGAATTTAATCTCCTTGCATTCTCCAGCTGTGGAATAGACACTCATATTACTTTCATTGTCATTTTGTTAATATACCTACTAACCATGCTTGGAAACCTGTTTATTATTATACTTGTATATTTAGATTACAGATTACACACTCCCATGTATTTCTTTCTGTGCAACCTGGCAGTCCAGGACATTATATTTGTTTCTGCTATTCTGCCAAAGCTGATAGCCATCACAATTACTGGGGACACCAGTATTtcttttattgcatgtttaaCACAGTTATTTATGTTTGCAATATGTGTTGATACAGACTTTTTCTTACTGGCAGTCATGGCATTTGATCGTTTTGTGGCTATTTGTATTCCTTTGCGTTACTACCTCATCATGAGCCCAAAGCTATGTATCCTACTGGTAGCAACTCCATGGATTTTGTATGTCTGTAATGgcatttgttactgttttttaaTATCTGCTCTATCATTCTGTAAGTCACATGATCTAAATTACATCTTTTGTGATATTAAAACTTTGTTAGGGCTCTCCTGCAGCAATACCGCACATATTCAGACATTAATATCAGTTGGAACTGTTTTCGTTGGGTTTCTTCCTCTTACATTCACTCTAACATCCTATGTTTACATCATCGCAACCATCTTAAAGATAAAATCCTCAGCTGTCAGGCTCAAGACTTTCTCAAGCTGTTCCTCTCATCTCACAGTTGTATTAATGTTCTGTGGGTCATCCCTTAGCTTGTATGTGAAACGTGATTCGGAAGATTCTCAAGAACTAGACAGACTGATTCCTTTTCTTTATGTTGGCCTTGTTCCAATGTTAAATCCAATAGTGTACAGCTTGAGAAATAAACAGGTTTGGTCTGCTACCGAGGCAGTATATGGTAAATTCAAGAAACAGATTCTGAAGatgcatttttatatacatatgtaa